Below is a genomic region from Larimichthys crocea isolate SSNF chromosome IV, L_crocea_2.0, whole genome shotgun sequence.
ATCCCCCAGGGTTTATTCTTCTGCCTTCAAAGATTGTGAGCTGTTGAGTACACAAGTTTTAATTACCACATAGTCATTCACATACGTCATTCATGTGTAATTTTCTAATAAACACACCTCCACTTAAACTACTTACTAGCATCTTGTTTATTGTCTTATTGGTGGATAAAGATAGTCGGATatttggaaaatatgtttgtgtcatttgcTCTCCTGTAATATGAAGCTTCTCAATTAATTGAGTCTTTTCGTCCTTTGCAGTGGGATTTCAACAGCCATTTCTGTAACACAACAGATGACTGAGATGAGTCTCTCCTCTGAGGAGAAAGGCGCGTCGGCAAGCAAAGTAGAGCTCCCAGAGCCAGGTGGGTACCTGACAGGGACGTGTTACAGAGTTTATACTTCTACCAAGATAGTTATAAAGATATCACTTTACTGAGTACAGTGGAATGTACGCCAATGGATTTACAGGGTAGGCCCATTAACACTTAAGATCAAGAACCTTTATGTGACAAATTAAACTCATGGGATTggtcaaaaacagaaattctTTTCACATATAATATCGAAATTGCTCAAATCTAAATGATCTCCTCTCCATTTACATGCATAAGGGGGTGTTTAGTAGGAgaagtgcttttaaaaaagaaataatgctgtgtcctctgtgtgggTAACTAAGAGAGAGCTACTTTACTGAGTTGAAGTGTTCATCTTGTGTGTCTCCAGTGTTGAGTCAGCCCACATTCTCAGCCTCCCACCCCTCCACTGCTGGCAGTGAGGAGTTCAAAGCCCCAGAGCCCCCAAAACCCAAGAAGAATCGCTGCTTTATGTGCCGCAAAAAGGTTGGCCTTACAGGTAAGAAGTGCCACGGATAAAACTGTAACTTCTTTTAGATCAAACACGCCGATTTAGTCATTTACAGGGTGTGACTAAATGTGTCATTCAGACGGGAACATTTTCTGTGGCTCCACAATGAGATTGCTCTGGGTAGCAGCCATGCTTCTGGCTGAGAATGCCAATACAATCTGTTCAGAGCTGAGCAGAGCTGCCATTTTGTCACACAGCAGAACGCAAGTAGCAGATAAACTGATGAAAAACGACAGTGATGTTCGTCAGTCTTCttcagtaaatgtaaaaatgaggCTAAAAAGGAGAAAGATGAGCATAAATGTTGGTTCAAAAGTTATTGATTTCAGCTTAAAGGTGTTCCTTGAAGTTAAATGCtcctactttttgttttttatttaaagggcTTGTAAAAAAGAGCCCACAAAAGACATTGGCTAGCTCTAATATCTAAAAAGATACAGATTTATGCCTCTACTAGTCATTTTAGAAGTAACCGGCTGCTCTCTGATCACGATGATGACTTCTCATGTTGCTCCGTGTGCCAGGATGTGTGCGGTTAgggatgttttgttgttgcgaGCACCTGTTATTAACTTGCCTCGACCTGTCCTCTGCTGTGCTATTTCAGGTTTTGACTGCCGCTGTGGGAATCTGTTCTGCGGACTTCACCGTTACTCCGACAAGCATAACTGTCCATACGACTACAAAGCCGAAGCTGCTGACAAGATCCGCAAAGAGAACCCAGTGGTGGTTGCTGACAAGATCCAGAGAATATGAAGAGGACTCTCAGGTTGACTCTGAATACTGGGAGCGAtcggcttaaaaaaaaaaaggacttgaGCCCAACCTTCTTCCTGAAGGAcccgttgttgtttttttctcctccctcttgttTGTTACACAGTCAGGACTTTTTCCCCCAGTGCATGAAAGTTCACGTATATTTTTAGCTTTCattctcgtgtgtgtgtgagtttaacACTTTTGGAGAGATGTATTGAACAAACATTGCATATGTGAGGATGAGGGGGTGGGTCCATATCAGCCAATGAGGGAGAttgctgaagaagaaaaaaaaaagtcattgcCCTTCTTTGAAAATGCTGTCGATGGCTGTCTGGTCTGTTTTgtgacccccccctcccctgagATCGCTTGAACTTTGCCTGGAACGAGCTCGGACATTCGGGCCTGTTAGGACTCTCAGACTGTTACTGCTGTTGGCTGATGGCGTCGTCTCAGCCGTGCTTGCTCTCTGCTGGCTTGAGTAGCAAAATGGATGTTatcattgtttgtcttttcttttttttgtccagtcaGAGTTTAACCCTCCTTACTTGTCAGACTTTGCGTCTTGGTAAGTTTTTATCATCCCTGAAATGCTTCTCTGTGCCGCTGGAGTGTGGTCTACTCTggcctccccccctcctcataCACACAGCTACTCCCACATGTTAAAAAAGAGACTTTGAAGAAGAGACTTTGTCGCCGGCCCTTTCTCGCTGGCTCATATTCCTtccctcctgctgtgtgtgtgaggcactAGAAATACAACGTAGTTTGACAGtttactttttctctctgtcgATCTTGGGCTGAATGCTGTGACCCGGGATCTGAATGACAGGGACATGGACTTCCTGCTCTTTAGGTCTTCAAACCATCCACTGAAgtcacatttagtttttgtttgttttttttgtttttcccagaAAAGTGGtgtgtatgctgtgtgtgttgttgtatgaCAAGTAGCCTAAACTTGTATTAATTTTTGCCTTTTTGGAAGGGTTTAGCTCCACTAATACTTTCATCTTTTACTTCACTATTGAATGTTTTcctcaatttttaaaaaaaatgtgagctGACAAATTCACAGCGTTGGGAGTGTCGGAGTGTTGCGCACTGTGCATCAAacacagtgtgcgtgtgtgtttgtgggtgtagATGTCGACAGCCGGTGTATGAGTATCGTATGAGGTTAAGTGGTTGTGTGCCGCGGTGACTTAGTGTGACCTGAGGTCGTAGGTTATTAataattttcagtttttgttgattttttttggtctgGCTGcttaatctgtttgttttgttttttaccctTTAGTTGTGCAAGTTTGTacaaacatctttatttatatactgcAGTGCGCGTAATCCTCCAATAAtacagaataaattgtatgatGTAAATAAATTATGTTCACAAATATGAAATCAAGAATTCAAAGCGCTTTTATTTTAAGTCCAGTTTGGTGTCTACATTAACACGTTTAATAATTCTATCTGCGTTCAATGACGACGGCGGTTCAGATGTTGAGTGGAACATCCAGCTGACAGTCACAGCCTGCTGCCTGCCACAGCTCTGTGCCTCCATGTGACTCACGTCTCTGCGGAGGGGAAACCGGATCTGCTGCAGCGAGTGTGGCCTCAGGTCACGTTATGACACCCGCCGCTCTGCCTCACCATGTGGGCTCTATGTTTtcatacacacacgtgcaggGGGCACTCGATGAGCAGCACACGGTGTCACAAACACTTCTGTTCCTCAACCAGTCAGCCTCCCCCGAGGATTAATAGAAATGGTTCCCCAAATAgatacaaaaatattcagttttgctttttaaagCATGACCCAATAATGCTCTTACATGAATGTTACAGTAATATTCCCAACAACTGTTGTGCCTCTGTgaaaatattaagaatatttgAAGTTGCCCTGGTCTGTTTAAACTCACATTGTCAACACATAAGGTTTCATATTATAAATGGAACACAatcttataataataaattacacaaaaggtaaagatttttttttttactttattggtTCCCCtgttctcttccttttttctgaAGATCTCAAAGTAAAATCATTGTGTGTATTGTGCAGgattgtgtgtttaaaaatgaaagtacGCTACAAAATAGATGAGTGGTAAATTAATGTGTTAATATACAGGCTGCTGACTCTAGTTTTGTTATTAATATACTGGACaaccaataaaaaaatcacaatactGATAatgcattgaaaaaaaaaatctaacacaAATCTTTACATTATTATAGTTGATAGTCTAATTTAATATCAGTGTTGCGTACATGGTGAACTCTGAGATTTTAAGTCACTCTACTGTACAAAGTAAGTAAGTGTGCTCTCCCAACCGGAAATTTTCCTGCCACAGAAATAACCCTTTCACTGCTGCGCTGCATAATAAGCATGACTGCACAAGGATTGTGTGTGGGATGAGCTGTCTCACTTTGCATGCAAGTTCAGTTCACGTGACCTGTGAATACTTTAAGTTACTGTAAGAGCTCTGAGTgcaaaaaagaaagcagaactGACGCTTATTACAGCATTTATTAACGAGAAGATGTGTTCCCAATGTGTCGCAACGACATAATAGAAGGCTTTACGTCTCATttcaaataattattattggtttgTTCGAACATTATAATTGAGGTTacacaaagaaggaaataaaactGCTTCTGTGAACATCTGACtataaattcaaaacaaaactgtttcttCAGTGTGACACGTGTCCATCTCTGGGTTTCCACAGTTTTACAGTATACAGCCGCACACCTTTAAGTTATTCCTGAGCAGAATTTCACAGACTTATACTGACCCTTGATACTATTTAAAATTTTTAGATCATTCAGCATTAGGATAAATTCTGTACACATTTAGTGCATTCTGAATGATATATAAGAAACTTATAATTTACTTTGGTTACTATTATGTATTCTCACAAAACTAAACATGTCCTGCTAATATCTGACCAACAGCTCATTAATACACAGTTATGTTACAGTACTTTCTGTTGTTACATGTCCTGCTTTGGTCAGTTCTTTTAGTAAATAACCACCAGGTGGCAGAACAGACAGACTTAACCCTGTTTAACAGACCGTAACATTTGAACAAGAACCCAAACATCAATGTTTAATGTATCACGAAGTAGGTGTGACATTATGGACACCttgaagacaaataaagaaacaagttAATATTCTAATAAATACCACAAATGCGAGCCTAATTTAAAGGgagtgattttaaaataaacacaaaattaataaaactcTGACACATCAGCACTGTTTGGAAAATGTGATTAAtactattaataatatattCTCATATTAACATTTAAGAGTGATTGATATTGACAGTCTTGGCTGAAATTTCTAAGCAGtttagtacagtatagtacaaCACATTTTGTTGACCTGTCCCAGCTGTGCTGTAATATTACAGCATTTGCTAGATGTGATCCATTAACTTTTAATTGCTCATGCATCATTCATGGTGATCATGCATGAAATATTGATTTAGAAACATGTGATGCTCTTTTAGAATATGCAGGGTGGCTAGGAATCTGtgtcaaaaccacaaatgtgtcCAGAGAAAATGCTTCATTCCTGCtgtttggttattttttgtactttcctgcagcaggttttcagagaaacaaaactgtGCTCATGATGTTTGGCATTGACGGTCTAAACATTAGGTTAGGAGCTAGAAGTCATCtaagaaaaaacattcataGTAAGAGGtattaatacataaaacaaaaaacaaacaactataATTAATAGTTTCATATTATCAATGAATAAAATGACTGTGTAATATGAAAGAGGTTCTTGTAGTGAGAAACCCAGATAATTCCACAAATTATCACCAACTCTGCcactcctctcacctctgtgGGGCATTTCAACTTCTTGTGACtcattatttatcttttcatcccacaactttactgttttggttcaccaAAACCAGGACCACATTACGaagaattttgtatttttgttcatattaaACTATGGCATCTTTTTCACCCACACACTGGCCAATCACAGCATGAATTGTGTTTGAAAGTGGACTCCACCCTCTAATCTGATATCAGAAACATGTGGGTGGAGCGGTTTCTGAAGCTGTTCAATAATTGTGCAAGAACTTCTAAAGCATACTAGCACCTTAATACATACCTGTACATATACCTACACCTGTGTTTATACATACAGCCATACATACCCACATCTTGCTATTCTACGTCTATTTAATTCTGAACATTTAAGGTGGTTTAAATAATTACACCATCAAAGATGTAATCAGCTCTCTAGCatcatccaaaagaaaaaacattatgcTGTCAGATAATCTTTCTCCACATTTGGACCGCTTGTGTCCATCTGAACAGTTGGGGGCAGGAATTCAGCAGTAGTGTCAACTCACactcacctgaacacctgcAATGGGGTGTGATCCCCAACTCACATGTAGGAACTGACAACCGTGTAATCGAATCATTTTAGATGTGAAAAATGAGCTCTACTCTATTATTTAATGAGGCTCTAATGTATTTCTGTCCAGTTtccacacacaggcacacacaggtagctgctgtcagcctctgctgcaggtTGGCTGACTCTGGACCTGCTGCGTTTCTATTGAAAACGATAAAACAATAAGATACTACAGTTGCAAGGTCACCTTGGGATATTTACTGTTTGCCTAATGAGCCTCGCATAGAGAAACCTAAACCTTCATTAAATCTTTAGGGCgtctggtgtttgtgtgtgtgtgtgtgtgtgtgtgtgtgtgtgtgtgtgtgtgtgtgtgtgtgtatgtgtatgtgtgtgctctcCAATAACAAGAGGAGTGAGAGTGTCTGTAGATGATGTGGTCCTTTTACccatttaagaaaaacaaagcaggaaacaaGAGTCAAGTCTGGCCAAATGGAGCCCCACTAAATGCTTTTTCACTTCTCACGCCTGACATGAACCTCAGCTGTAAATCACCACCtctgtgtaatgacaataaaacatgattgtCACACATCCTGGCACGGCCTCTCTGCTTGATAAGCAACAGTGGATCACCTTTGCTTTCCAGAACTTTACTGCACCAACCCAGCAGCACCTGTTGAGAGTGGGTCACATGCAGCAGTCGTCATAGTGACGGCACAGTCAGATACCTGAGTTGGGTGCTGGCGGGGAGCCTAGGCAGAGGAGAGCCAACCTGCTGGGGGTTGTAGACTGGGTGAACgctgcagaggacacagaggacagacgCTTTTTAATTTTCATCATGCCGAGAAAAAAGGATGTGGCTGCAGTGGAAGATGGTGAGTTGAAGGCCTGAGGACTGGAgggctcttttgttttgtgctgtttaaTGATGTCATTTGTGCAGGTTGCAATGATATTTGATGTATGCTGGTTCATTTTATAAGAGATAAATGTTTCCTGTATCAAAACAAACCTGTGAAGCAATTTGAGttgtaaaatttaaaatgatttgtcttATTTTCTCATTGAACTTCACAACCACTCACTGTTTGCAGATAACATTATATACTTTAATGTCAGAGGTGAGGACATAAGTCGTGGCACTTTTCCACAAGCAGGAACTTAACATAGTGAGAGTTAGAATGAGTGTAACATAGCATGTAGGCATCACGGCTctgcttttgttgtttccaCTGGTTTCCACCCACTGTTGAGCTCTCTGGAGCTCAATTTGGACAGTGCTCATGAGATGATACTAAATATACGTTTCAGGTACATTCAGGATGTTAGGGTATCTGTATCGACCAGGAAAGCCAATACTTCACCAAGGCTGTGACTGTTCAGGCATGCTagcggctctgtgaggctgGACACAGTGGTGCTTTAAAGGTGCCCTGTAGGGTTTTTGTGGcgaacaaacaaaatgttatgTTTGGTTATGTTACCTTTATGATCTCTTATCTAACAAATGCATTTTCTTCCGTATACCACCAAACACTGGGACCATAAAGACTGTGAAAGAAgacttcttctgttgttgtctgcCCAACAACCTCTGACTTCACTCTATCAAACAGTTTTTAGACTCAGCTATAGCAACATTGCCGTTTAAGGTGGAAGTTTCTTGTGCTGAATTTGATGATTGAATTGTAGAACAGAATTATAATTGTTATGAGTGCAGATGGATGTGCTTCTGATCTGTTGAGCTGCTTAAGTATGTGATTGTTCTTTGTCTGTTCTTCCTCAGTCGGGATAGAAGTAGACGCTGATTTGAGTGACAGTGGTGGTGAGTGAATAAAACAGCACATCATGGAACTGAAAGAATTATAGCCCACAGTCTAATCTAACAGTATCAAATGTGTAATTTGggtggtttattttttatgtagaTGATGCCGCcaagagaagaggaaacaagaggcaggcaggaggaagaggaggtgcaAAGGGAAAAGGCCGAGGGAAAAAGGCAGCCAgcgaggaggaagatgaggatgaggaagacGATGCTCCAAGGGGAcgcagaggaggaaacaggaagccCAACAAGAAACGCGGTGGTGGCGATGATGAGGATGAGAGCGAGGACGATGCTCCcaagaggaggcgaggaggagcaGCCAATAAGAAGAAAGGAGGCAAAGCTCAGGACAGTGATGAGGAGGACAGTGATGcggggaaaggaaagaagggcaggaggggaggaaagaaaggaaaaaaggatgaggatgatgatgacgatgaagaggaggacagtAAGAAGGGAAAAGGGAAGGGCAAGGGGAAAGACAAGGACGATGacgacaagaagaaaaagaagaagactgacGGCAGGTAAGTCAGAGGATGTAAAACTACACATAAGGAGTCAGATagttattttaaagtaatagATTTGTTGTGATTGAGCTCCCCCAGTTTGTTCAGAGTGCAATGCCACTgccataaatatggacagctgtacacatgtatttgtatcACTTACTGCTCCAGCAGCAAGAAGCCCAACTTGGTGTCTGTCTTCAGGCTAACTAAGCTAACgccagctaacagcagcataaaagttacataatgtaaGGTCCAACAGTCCAAATGACTTTATTACGttacacacaataaaagtgtcctgtttTCCAAACCATACTggcaaacataaaaatactgacCACAACAAggtgtgaaaacaaaatgtcaaaatggtTTACTCGAGTAGAAGAACTGTTAGAAAAGACATGACAAAGAATCAATGTAACTATTCTTAAACTCTTACTATTTGGAATTTTGTTCATCATCTTGGGAGCATGAATTTGCTCAGCAAATGAAATCTGCGTTTTTTGCAATGATGAGTTGTCCTGTTAGATATCCAGCAGGGGGATATCAAAATCATTACGAGTtgtcctctggggaacatgaatattGTGAGCAGATTTCATGGAAATGTTGCCAGTTTCTGGCTATCTGGCTTTTAGTATACAAAGTTGTCCCTTTGACAAACATACTCCCACACTTCTCCGTCTCCATCTGCCATTTAATTTGCAGTTCCTCTAATTCCAACTCTGAAGCTGAGGGGGGTGAGGGGGAAGAGGAGTCCATGTCAGAGGGAGAGATGGCCAGcctgatggaggaggtggaggagaagaagaaactgattGCAGACATCAGGAACAAGCCGTGGAGGATGAAGCGCCGGCTCACGCACCTGAAGTAATCTCTTACCCCTGTCCTGGTTTCCAGTTTGagttcttcttctccatcttgaATCACAGAGACACGTCATAAAACCAATCATATGCAACCTTTAATCAACTCAACCTTTATGTTTGGGGTCAATTTACGtgtcagcacatgaaaaatctTTGTTTCACACGTGAAAACCtaattaagaaaatataaattttaCTTTGTAAAATGGAACTTTTACATATTCACATTATGCAAATCAACATctgctgtttttcatgtgtGACACAGCTTTTCATAGGAAACTATAATTTGCAGTTGCTTCATATTTGGGTTAGATATCATCACGCATCTGAAAACTTCACACGCgatatttgtctttgtcagacCGTTTTACTGTCTTCTCATTTTGACTGTAGACGTAAATCAGTGTGGAAGAACATAAATCCAGCTCATTTTATGGCCAATTGTCTCACAGGGAGGCTCAACGATTCGTGGATAAGTTTGAAGGAGCTTTGGGGAAAGGAAAAGGCAGGAAGTGGTATGCCTAcaaagtgatgatgatgaaggtttGGCACAAAATCAAGCTTCCTatctttgctttttgcttttgt
It encodes:
- the zfand5b gene encoding AN1-type zinc finger protein 5b encodes the protein MAQETNQSPVPMLCPTGCGFYGNPRTNGMCSVCHKEHLSRQNNGGVSTLSAVGSSSASTAEASAIQRLEATLNNAAAAAVAAAEVAAEAAASAEAAASEALSGISTAISVTQQMTEMSLSSEEKGASASKVELPEPVLSQPTFSASHPSTAGSEEFKAPEPPKPKKNRCFMCRKKVGLTGFDCRCGNLFCGLHRYSDKHNCPYDYKAEAADKIRKENPVVVADKIQRI